A genomic region of Antennarius striatus isolate MH-2024 chromosome 16, ASM4005453v1, whole genome shotgun sequence contains the following coding sequences:
- the mapk8ip3 gene encoding C-Jun-amino-terminal kinase-interacting protein 3 isoform X4, which translates to MMELQIDEVVYQDDYGSGSVMSERVSGLANSIYREFERLIRSYDEEVVKELMPLVVNVLENLDAVLTENQEHEVELELLKEDNEQLITQYEREKALRKQAEEKFIEFEDALEAEKKDLQVQVEFLELQGKQLELKTKNYSDQITRLEERESDMKKEYNALHQRHTEMIQTYVEHIERTKMQQAGSNSQSEGPGCGRTQRHTWRKSKAERPPSLSLYPNVEGMVRGVLGGARMMPGKDIWQEDGSESDSVAATPSSTGSKSNTPTSSVPSATVTPINEGFLPHSEFDAMRAGNHRKSAKRLSRNMEVQVCQETRNVSIGMGSSDEWSEFQEIIDSTPELDMCLDPRVYGGGNSPSQGIVNEAFGINTDSLYHEIKDAKSDIIGDVDAGAELLGMGKEVENLLTENKQLLETKNALNIVKNDLIAKVDELSGEQEVLREELEAVRQSKNKVDARVKELEEELKRLRAEALGASRDSKDEGGDDFSSPMQDGDMTMTQRRRFTRVEMARVLMERNQYKERLMELQEAVRWTEMIRASRESPQIQEKKKSTIWQFFARLFSSSSSPPPVKRPYYSVNIHYKSPSPAGFSQRRSHTMCQISTSNRTLEFFPEELASNGVASLLSDSALLARREQRREQYRQVREHMRRDDGIMQACGWSVPSRFKQTGGQTDSAQDSPLKRQQTANEKEDNRMKNVPVPVYCRPLVEKDPNRKLWCAAGVDLTGWRASSQESVPSKASSGSSDPLHAEEDGSNKKGNSPEKKKLKELQEMDTMSSRVWILTSTHSASKVVIIDANQPGSLVDQFNVCNAHVLCISSVPAASESDYPAGEIVLDPGDGGTGGDEDAGSVEGMLAGITLVGCATNCSVARSNCSSRTDTPIMDKGQAPTAQPMNGKIHPAQSAEEATEATEVPESTTTQTEMGPPGPFTEHVFTDPQPRPADTSDRSTGQSKEETSHPSESEDGGEEAKNYTSAAPTMWLGSQNGWLYVHSAVGNWKKCLHSIKLKDSVLSLVHVKGRVLVALADGTLAIFHRSEDGQWDLSNYHLMDLGRPHHSIRCMAVVHDKVWCGYKNKIHVIQPKSMQIEKSFDAHPRRESQVRQLAWIGDGVWVSIRLDSTLRLYHAHTHQHLQDVDIEPYVSKMLGTGKLGFSFVRITALLIGGNRLWVGTGNGVIISIPLTETVVLHRGQLLGVRANKVSPTSSSGVIHVYSDDGSEKSTGSFIPYCSMAQAQLCFHGHRDAVKFFVSVPGNVLATLNGSVLDSPSEGQGSAAPQETEAQSVHNVLVLSGGEGYIDFRIGDGEDDETEEGENAGAAQIKPALCKAERSHIIVWQVSYIPE; encoded by the exons ATGATGGAGCTGCAGATCGACGAGGTGGTCTACCAGGATGACTACGGCTCCGGTTCCGTCATGTCCGAGCGGGTGTCGGGCTTGGCCAACAGCATCTACCGGGAGTTCGAGCGGCTGATCCGCAGCTATGACGAGGAGGTAGTGAAGGAGCTGATGCCGCTGGTGGTGAACGTCCTGGAGAATCTGGACGCGGTGCTGACCGAGAATCAGGAGCACgaagtggagctggagctgctgaaggaGGACAACGAGCAGCTCATCACCCAGTACGAGCGGGAGAAGGCGCTCCGCAAGCAGGCGGAGGAG AAATTCATTGAATTTGAAGATGCACTGGAAGCAGAGAAGAAGGACCTGCAGGTACAGGTGGAGTTCCTGGAGCTGCAGGGAAAACAGCTGGAGCTCAAGACAAAGAACTATTCTGATCAGA tcaCTCGGTTGGAGGAGCGAGAATCCGACATGAAGAAAGAGTACAATGCTCTGCACCAGCGTCACACTGAG ATGATTCAAACATACGTAGAGCACATAGAGCGGACCAAGATGCAGCAGGCGGGgagcaacagccaatcagaaggccCCGGCTGTGGACGAAC TCAACGCCACACATGGAGGAAAAG caaaGCGGAGCGCCCACCATCATTGAGTCTGTACCCCAACGTTGAGGGCATGGTACGTGGGGTTCTCGGGGGGGCTAGGATGATGCCCGGGAAAGACATCTGGCAG GAGGACGGATCAGAGTCTGACTCAGTGGCTGCCACACCCAGCAGCACAGGAAGTAAATCCAACACGCCCACCTCCTCTGTCCCCTCTGCCACCGTCACCCCCATCAATGAGGGCTTCCTGCCACACTCTGAGTTTGATGCAATGCGGGCCGGGAATCACAGGAAAAGTGCGAAGCGGCTAAGCCGGAATATGGAGGTGCAAGTGTGCCAGGAGACCAGGAATGTCAGCATTG GTATGGGAAGCAGCGATGAGTGGTCTGAGTTCCAGGAGATCATAGATTCAACGCCTGAGCTGGACATGTGTCTGGACCCCCGTGTGTACGGAGGAGGAAACAG CCCCTCCCAGGGGATAGTGAATGAGGCCTTTGGCATCAACACCGACTCTCTGTACCACGAGATTAAAGATGCCAAGTCGGACATCATTGGAGATGTAGATGCAGGTGCAGAGCTGCTAG GGATGGGCAAGGAGGTGGAAAACCTGCTGACAGAGAACAAACAGCTCCTGGAGACCAA AAATGCTCtaaatattgtgaaaaatgACCTTATTGCCAAAGTGGATGAGCTATCGGGTGAGCAAGAGGTGCtgagggaggagctggaggctgTGAGGCAGTCCAAGAACAAGGTCGACGCGAGGGTcaaggagctggaagaggagcTCAAGAG ACTAAGAGCGGAGGCTCTCGGTGCATCTCGGGACTCCAAAGATGAAGGAGGTGATGAT TTTTCGTCACCCATGCAGGACGGGGACATGACGATGACGCAGCGGCGGCGGTTCACACGGGTGGAGATGGCCAGAGTACTGATGGAGAGGAATCAGTACAAAGAgaggctgatggagctgcaggaggctGTCCGGTGGACGGAAATGATCAG AGCGTCCCGGGAGAGTCCTCAAATCCAAGAGAAAAAGAAGTCCACCATCTGGCAATT TTTTGCACGTCTCTTCAGCTCATCATCCAGCCCTCCACCTGTCAAGCGTCCGTACTACAGCGTCAACATCCACTACAAGTCTCCCTCGCCGGCTGGTTTCTCACAGAGACGCAGCCACACCATGTGTCAGATCTCTACCTCCAATCGCACGCTGGAGTTCTTCCCTGAAGA ACTGGCCAGTAACGGTGTTGCGTCTCTCCTCAGTGATTCGGCACTGTTGGCTCGTCGAGAGCAGAGGCGCGAACAGTACCGTCAGGTCCGTGAGCATATGCGCCGCGATGACGGCATTATGCAGGCCTGTGGCTGGAGCGTGCCATCTCGTTTCAAACAG ACGGGGGGTCAGACGGACAGCGCTCAGGACAGCCCGCTGAAGAGACAACAG ACCGCAAATGAGAAAGAGGACAACCGCATGAAGAACGTGCCCGTCCCGGTCTACTGTCGTCCTCTGGTGGAGAAGGACCCCAATAGGAAG CTCTGGTGCGCTGCAGGGGTGGATCTGACAGGATGGAGGGCCAGCAGCCAGGAGTCGGTACCCTCTAAAGCATCGTCAGGCAGCAGTGACCCCTTACATGCTGAGGAGGATGGATCTAACAAAAAGGGTAACTCCCCAGAGAAAAAGAAG TTGAAGGAGCTCCAGGAAATGGACACCATGAGCAGTCGGGTGTGGATTCTCACCAGCACCCACTCTGCCAGCAAGGTGGTCATCATCGATGCCAATCAGCCGGGCTCACTGGTCGACCAGTTCAACGTTTGCAACGCACACGTGCTCTGCATCTCCAGCGTGCCGG cTGCCAGTGAGAGCGACTACCCGGCAGGAGAGATTGTGTTGGATCCAGGTGATGGAGGAACGGGTGGAGACGAGGACGCCGGCAGCGTGGAGGGCATGCTGGCTGGTATCACTCTTGTTGGCTGTGCCACCAACTGTAGTGTTGCCCGTAGCAACTGCTCCTCACGCACTGACACGCCCATAATGGACAAAGGACAAG CCCCCACTGCTCAACCTATGAACGGGAAGATCCACCCCGCCCAGTCGGCTGAGGAGGCCACCGAGGCCACCGAGGTTCCTGAGTCGACCACTACCCAAACGGAGATGGGGCCTCCGGGGCCGTTTACTGAGCATGTCTTTACTGACCCCCAGCCTCGTCCAGCAGATACTTCTGACAG GAGCACAGGTCAGTCCAAAGAAGAAACTTCTCATCCTTCAGAGTCAGAAGATGGAGGTGAAGAAGCCAAAAACTACACCAGTGCAGCCCCCACTATGTGGCTGGGGTCCCAGAATGGCTG GCTCTACGTCCACTCAGCAGTTGGAAACTGGAAGAAGTGTCTCCACTCCATCAAACTCAAGGACTCTGTGCTCAGTCTGGT GCATGTGAAAGGTCGCGTATTGGTTGCCCTTGCTGATGGGACTCTAGCTATATTCCACAGATCAGAGG ATGGCCAATGGGATTTGTCCAACTACCACCTAATGGACCTTGGTCGacctcatcactctatccgctGCATGGCTGTGGTCCACGATAAGGTTTGGTGCGGCTACAAGAACAAGATCCACGTCATCCAGCCCAAGAGCATGCAGATCGAG AAGTCCTTCGATGCCCATCCTCGTAGGGAGAGTCAGGTGCGGCAGCTAGCATGGATCGGTGACGGGGTGTGGGTGTCGATCCGACTGGACTCCACCCTCCGTCTCTAccacgctcacacacaccagcacctCCAGGACGTGGACATTGAGCCGTACGTCAGTAAGATGCTGG GTACCGGCAAACTGGGCTTCTCTTTTGTCCGAATCACAGCGCTTCTGATTGGTGGAAATCGTCTCTGGGTAGGAACTGGAAATGGCGTCATCATCTCCATCCCCCTGACAGAAA CGGTGGTCCTTCACCGAGGGCAACTCCTTGGTGTGAGGG CCAATAAGGTGTCTCCCACCTCGTCCAGTGGAGTCATCCATGTGTACAGTGACGATGGCTCGGAGAAGAGCACCGGCAGCTTCATCCCATACTGCTCCATGGCACAGGCCCAACTTTGTTTCCATGGACATCGTGATGCTGTCAAGTTCTTCGTCTCTGTACCCG GCAATGTTCTGGCGACCCTGAACGGCAGTGTGTTGGACAGTCCGTCAGAGGGGCAGGGCTCAGCAGCACCCCAAGAGACGGAAGCCCAGAGTGTTCATAATGTGCTGGTACTAAGTGGAGGAGAGGGCTACATTGACTTCCGTATAG gagatggagaggatgatGAGACGGAAGAAGGAGAAAATGCTGGAGCTGCTCAGATCAAACCTGCTCTGTGCAAAGCGGAGCGGAGCCACATTATCGTCTGGCAGGTGTCATACATACCTGAGTGA
- the mapk8ip3 gene encoding C-Jun-amino-terminal kinase-interacting protein 3 isoform X1, translated as MMELQIDEVVYQDDYGSGSVMSERVSGLANSIYREFERLIRSYDEEVVKELMPLVVNVLENLDAVLTENQEHEVELELLKEDNEQLITQYEREKALRKQAEEKFIEFEDALEAEKKDLQVQVEFLELQGKQLELKTKNYSDQITRLEERESDMKKEYNALHQRHTEMIQTYVEHIERTKMQQAGSNSQSEGPGCGRTQRHTWRKSKAERPPSLSLYPNVEGMVRGVLGGARMMPGKDIWQEDGSESDSVAATPSSTGSKSNTPTSSVPSATVTPINEGFLPHSEFDAMRAGNHRKSAKRLSRNMEVQVCQETRNVSIGMGSSDEWSEFQEIIDSTPELDMCLDPRVYGGGNSPSQGIVNEAFGINTDSLYHEIKDAKSDIIGDVDAGAELLGEFSVRDDFFGMGKEVENLLTENKQLLETKNALNIVKNDLIAKVDELSGEQEVLREELEAVRQSKNKVDARVKELEEELKRLRAEALGASRDSKDEGGDDFSSPMQDGDMTMTQRRRFTRVEMARVLMERNQYKERLMELQEAVRWTEMIRASRESPQIQEKKKSTIWQFFARLFSSSSSPPPVKRPYYSVNIHYKSPSPAGFSQRRSHTMCQISTSNRTLEFFPEELASNGVASLLSDSALLARREQRREQYRQVREHMRRDDGIMQACGWSVPSRFKQTGGQTDSAQDSPLKRQQTANEKEDNRMKNVPVPVYCRPLVEKDPNRKLWCAAGVDLTGWRASSQESVPSKASSGSSDPLHAEEDGSNKKGNSPEKKKLKELQEMDTMSSRVWILTSTHSASKVVIIDANQPGSLVDQFNVCNAHVLCISSVPAASESDYPAGEIVLDPGDGGTGGDEDAGSVEGMLAGITLVGCATNCSVARSNCSSRTDTPIMDKGQAPTAQPMNGKIHPAQSAEEATEATEVPESTTTQTEMGPPGPFTEHVFTDPQPRPADTSDRSTGQSKEETSHPSESEDGGEEAKNYTSAAPTMWLGSQNGWLYVHSAVGNWKKCLHSIKLKDSVLSLVHVKGRVLVALADGTLAIFHRSEDGQWDLSNYHLMDLGRPHHSIRCMAVVHDKVWCGYKNKIHVIQPKSMQIEKSFDAHPRRESQVRQLAWIGDGVWVSIRLDSTLRLYHAHTHQHLQDVDIEPYVSKMLGTGKLGFSFVRITALLIGGNRLWVGTGNGVIISIPLTETVVLHRGQLLGVRANKVSPTSSSGVIHVYSDDGSEKSTGSFIPYCSMAQAQLCFHGHRDAVKFFVSVPGNVLATLNGSVLDSPSEGQGSAAPQETEAQSVHNVLVLSGGEGYIDFRIGDGEDDETEEGENAGAAQIKPALCKAERSHIIVWQVSYIPE; from the exons ATGATGGAGCTGCAGATCGACGAGGTGGTCTACCAGGATGACTACGGCTCCGGTTCCGTCATGTCCGAGCGGGTGTCGGGCTTGGCCAACAGCATCTACCGGGAGTTCGAGCGGCTGATCCGCAGCTATGACGAGGAGGTAGTGAAGGAGCTGATGCCGCTGGTGGTGAACGTCCTGGAGAATCTGGACGCGGTGCTGACCGAGAATCAGGAGCACgaagtggagctggagctgctgaaggaGGACAACGAGCAGCTCATCACCCAGTACGAGCGGGAGAAGGCGCTCCGCAAGCAGGCGGAGGAG AAATTCATTGAATTTGAAGATGCACTGGAAGCAGAGAAGAAGGACCTGCAGGTACAGGTGGAGTTCCTGGAGCTGCAGGGAAAACAGCTGGAGCTCAAGACAAAGAACTATTCTGATCAGA tcaCTCGGTTGGAGGAGCGAGAATCCGACATGAAGAAAGAGTACAATGCTCTGCACCAGCGTCACACTGAG ATGATTCAAACATACGTAGAGCACATAGAGCGGACCAAGATGCAGCAGGCGGGgagcaacagccaatcagaaggccCCGGCTGTGGACGAAC TCAACGCCACACATGGAGGAAAAG caaaGCGGAGCGCCCACCATCATTGAGTCTGTACCCCAACGTTGAGGGCATGGTACGTGGGGTTCTCGGGGGGGCTAGGATGATGCCCGGGAAAGACATCTGGCAG GAGGACGGATCAGAGTCTGACTCAGTGGCTGCCACACCCAGCAGCACAGGAAGTAAATCCAACACGCCCACCTCCTCTGTCCCCTCTGCCACCGTCACCCCCATCAATGAGGGCTTCCTGCCACACTCTGAGTTTGATGCAATGCGGGCCGGGAATCACAGGAAAAGTGCGAAGCGGCTAAGCCGGAATATGGAGGTGCAAGTGTGCCAGGAGACCAGGAATGTCAGCATTG GTATGGGAAGCAGCGATGAGTGGTCTGAGTTCCAGGAGATCATAGATTCAACGCCTGAGCTGGACATGTGTCTGGACCCCCGTGTGTACGGAGGAGGAAACAG CCCCTCCCAGGGGATAGTGAATGAGGCCTTTGGCATCAACACCGACTCTCTGTACCACGAGATTAAAGATGCCAAGTCGGACATCATTGGAGATGTAGATGCAGGTGCAGAGCTGCTAG gcGAGTTCTCAG TTCGTGATGATTTCTTCG GGATGGGCAAGGAGGTGGAAAACCTGCTGACAGAGAACAAACAGCTCCTGGAGACCAA AAATGCTCtaaatattgtgaaaaatgACCTTATTGCCAAAGTGGATGAGCTATCGGGTGAGCAAGAGGTGCtgagggaggagctggaggctgTGAGGCAGTCCAAGAACAAGGTCGACGCGAGGGTcaaggagctggaagaggagcTCAAGAG ACTAAGAGCGGAGGCTCTCGGTGCATCTCGGGACTCCAAAGATGAAGGAGGTGATGAT TTTTCGTCACCCATGCAGGACGGGGACATGACGATGACGCAGCGGCGGCGGTTCACACGGGTGGAGATGGCCAGAGTACTGATGGAGAGGAATCAGTACAAAGAgaggctgatggagctgcaggaggctGTCCGGTGGACGGAAATGATCAG AGCGTCCCGGGAGAGTCCTCAAATCCAAGAGAAAAAGAAGTCCACCATCTGGCAATT TTTTGCACGTCTCTTCAGCTCATCATCCAGCCCTCCACCTGTCAAGCGTCCGTACTACAGCGTCAACATCCACTACAAGTCTCCCTCGCCGGCTGGTTTCTCACAGAGACGCAGCCACACCATGTGTCAGATCTCTACCTCCAATCGCACGCTGGAGTTCTTCCCTGAAGA ACTGGCCAGTAACGGTGTTGCGTCTCTCCTCAGTGATTCGGCACTGTTGGCTCGTCGAGAGCAGAGGCGCGAACAGTACCGTCAGGTCCGTGAGCATATGCGCCGCGATGACGGCATTATGCAGGCCTGTGGCTGGAGCGTGCCATCTCGTTTCAAACAG ACGGGGGGTCAGACGGACAGCGCTCAGGACAGCCCGCTGAAGAGACAACAG ACCGCAAATGAGAAAGAGGACAACCGCATGAAGAACGTGCCCGTCCCGGTCTACTGTCGTCCTCTGGTGGAGAAGGACCCCAATAGGAAG CTCTGGTGCGCTGCAGGGGTGGATCTGACAGGATGGAGGGCCAGCAGCCAGGAGTCGGTACCCTCTAAAGCATCGTCAGGCAGCAGTGACCCCTTACATGCTGAGGAGGATGGATCTAACAAAAAGGGTAACTCCCCAGAGAAAAAGAAG TTGAAGGAGCTCCAGGAAATGGACACCATGAGCAGTCGGGTGTGGATTCTCACCAGCACCCACTCTGCCAGCAAGGTGGTCATCATCGATGCCAATCAGCCGGGCTCACTGGTCGACCAGTTCAACGTTTGCAACGCACACGTGCTCTGCATCTCCAGCGTGCCGG cTGCCAGTGAGAGCGACTACCCGGCAGGAGAGATTGTGTTGGATCCAGGTGATGGAGGAACGGGTGGAGACGAGGACGCCGGCAGCGTGGAGGGCATGCTGGCTGGTATCACTCTTGTTGGCTGTGCCACCAACTGTAGTGTTGCCCGTAGCAACTGCTCCTCACGCACTGACACGCCCATAATGGACAAAGGACAAG CCCCCACTGCTCAACCTATGAACGGGAAGATCCACCCCGCCCAGTCGGCTGAGGAGGCCACCGAGGCCACCGAGGTTCCTGAGTCGACCACTACCCAAACGGAGATGGGGCCTCCGGGGCCGTTTACTGAGCATGTCTTTACTGACCCCCAGCCTCGTCCAGCAGATACTTCTGACAG GAGCACAGGTCAGTCCAAAGAAGAAACTTCTCATCCTTCAGAGTCAGAAGATGGAGGTGAAGAAGCCAAAAACTACACCAGTGCAGCCCCCACTATGTGGCTGGGGTCCCAGAATGGCTG GCTCTACGTCCACTCAGCAGTTGGAAACTGGAAGAAGTGTCTCCACTCCATCAAACTCAAGGACTCTGTGCTCAGTCTGGT GCATGTGAAAGGTCGCGTATTGGTTGCCCTTGCTGATGGGACTCTAGCTATATTCCACAGATCAGAGG ATGGCCAATGGGATTTGTCCAACTACCACCTAATGGACCTTGGTCGacctcatcactctatccgctGCATGGCTGTGGTCCACGATAAGGTTTGGTGCGGCTACAAGAACAAGATCCACGTCATCCAGCCCAAGAGCATGCAGATCGAG AAGTCCTTCGATGCCCATCCTCGTAGGGAGAGTCAGGTGCGGCAGCTAGCATGGATCGGTGACGGGGTGTGGGTGTCGATCCGACTGGACTCCACCCTCCGTCTCTAccacgctcacacacaccagcacctCCAGGACGTGGACATTGAGCCGTACGTCAGTAAGATGCTGG GTACCGGCAAACTGGGCTTCTCTTTTGTCCGAATCACAGCGCTTCTGATTGGTGGAAATCGTCTCTGGGTAGGAACTGGAAATGGCGTCATCATCTCCATCCCCCTGACAGAAA CGGTGGTCCTTCACCGAGGGCAACTCCTTGGTGTGAGGG CCAATAAGGTGTCTCCCACCTCGTCCAGTGGAGTCATCCATGTGTACAGTGACGATGGCTCGGAGAAGAGCACCGGCAGCTTCATCCCATACTGCTCCATGGCACAGGCCCAACTTTGTTTCCATGGACATCGTGATGCTGTCAAGTTCTTCGTCTCTGTACCCG GCAATGTTCTGGCGACCCTGAACGGCAGTGTGTTGGACAGTCCGTCAGAGGGGCAGGGCTCAGCAGCACCCCAAGAGACGGAAGCCCAGAGTGTTCATAATGTGCTGGTACTAAGTGGAGGAGAGGGCTACATTGACTTCCGTATAG gagatggagaggatgatGAGACGGAAGAAGGAGAAAATGCTGGAGCTGCTCAGATCAAACCTGCTCTGTGCAAAGCGGAGCGGAGCCACATTATCGTCTGGCAGGTGTCATACATACCTGAGTGA